Genomic segment of Arachis hypogaea cultivar Tifrunner chromosome 11, arahy.Tifrunner.gnm2.J5K5, whole genome shotgun sequence:
TGTCTTTCATAGTCCAAGTTTGACCTCATTTCTGATGCAGATCTTTCggtcttctcccttcttcccatTCTTTGTTGACTTTTATCGCTGCGTGTAGCCTTTGCTGTCTTGCCGAGATGTGTCCAATTTTGCAATAGTCTAAAATCAGTTTGAACGCCTGTAACAAAATTATTTCACACACCTACCCCTTTGCCAAACGGTTTGGCTGCCTGGGTTCCATGGAACACCAAGCTAAGCTCGCACAGCAACGGCGGATGAATTTGCTGGGTCATAAGAGGCGCCAGGTCAACGTGTTGATGACTCCATCCGGCCCCGAGAATGGTTTGTTAGTCGTTATCCACTGCATAATTCGCTTGATGCTCGTTGTGATTTTTTCATTAGACTTTTTCATTTTGGGCATGATCAACTCTTTCCTCCGTGGGGAAACATGTGAACTTTTGTTGGCAATTTTGTGTGACCCTGAGCTTGCTGGTCTCCTGGTTTGTTTATGCATGATTTATAAACTTTCAACTGCAATTTTCTATTGTTGCAACTGATACTAACAAATAGACGTATGAGTCCTCCCAAACCGCTATCGGTGTGCTCTAAAAATCACTCGCCACTGTTGTCGCAGTCCAAGGTTAGCTTTACTTTGTCATTCGAAGTTGGATCTCTTTTCTAATTTATTCTTTGGCTAATTGGCTATCCGCGGAACTTAACAATATTCCCCCCACGTGCGATACTCACCGCTGGTATTGCTTAGTTGTTGTGATCACTCGTGCTGCTCTATTTCATtttttacattttgttccttttttaAATCCTGCCCCATACCACGGTATTGGCTTGTCCCTCAGCGGATAACACCCTGTTTTTCCTTGCAGGTTCCTCACCATGGAACGTACCTAGGTTTGGTGACAAACAAAAGCCTTCCATAACACGTACCACGTAAGTAATGCCTGAATTTGCCATTTTTCTTGAAACTCTGGAGCGTGGAATTATGCTGCAATTAACAATTTTCCTGCATAAGCTGGTGCGGTTTTTTTCATCATTAGTATGGGACCTTTTGCCGAGCCTAAACCGCAGCCACAGTTGAACATGGCTCTTGCACCGGATTGTTCCGCCCGCTAACTCAATCGTTTAATTGTTTCGAATTTTGCTCCGACAATTGATAACTAGTTCTCATCAAATACGCAGTCTGGTTGGCTATTCCCCTTTGTCccagttttcaaatttttatctggCTGAGGCAAGCGACGTCCAAGTTGAAGCTTCTGTTGCATCTTCTACTGAACCAGGTGTTATTCTCAATGACTATGATTATGAGTTTATCGTTATTTTGACCTATTCTTCCACACCTGCATAACTTGAATTTGCTTTATTTCATTTGTTCACTAGATGTTTGGTCAACTGGGCTGCCCACGCAAAGATGTGTTTTTTGTGGGGCCAATAACACTATATTATTTGCTATTTGTTGTATGAGTGGAAAGGTCACTCTCCCTTTGTTGCCCGTTCCgcctccattgttgggggtgttGTTGGATGGTGATGATGAACGAACTTTGCATTATCAGAAACATATCAGGGCCTTTAATGGTATGTTTTTGTTCACATCTATGGCTGGGAAGATTCAGTACACACTAAACAAGGGTCCCGCTCCCCCCATGTTTGTTATTAGTGGCCAAAATTACCATTCAATTGGAAGTTTGATGCCACAGCAGTCTAGCAAGCTCAAGTTTGCTCAGCTCTATTTTTATGATACGGAAATTAAAGTCCAGAATAGGATTGACGCAATTGGGTGAGTTGGTTGTACTTATCGTCTGTTGATATTTTAATATGTGTATTATATGATTCCGGTGTGACCTTCATTTATCTTgatgtattttatttttggtttaatGTAGCCTGTCTTATCAACACAAATCTATAGATCAGACCATTGTGGCCGACCTCAGCAGCATGCTTGATTCCCACAATTCTCTTGCTAAGTCTTTTCAATATGCTAGGCAAAGGTTCGCTGAAGATTCAACCACTCCGCTACAGCTTCATCTTATTAAGAAGAGGAATACTGATGGTAGGAGATATAATCTACCATCAGCGTCTGAAGTTGCTGCTCTTATTGTAGGTGATTTTGATACAGATAACCTTGCGAGGGACATTGTACTTCAGACGCGTTCAAATCAGTTGAAACGCATTGATGTTAATCATTCCCAGTACCTTGCATTACAGTACCCCTTGCTTTTTCCGTACGGATAAGATGCTTTTCGGAGTGATATCTTAATATCCGATGAAAGATCTAAGCAACATTTACATAAGCGAGAACAATTAGCATGAGGGAGTTTCTGTCTTTTCAAATCCAAATGAGAGCGCATGAGTCGCAAGTTCTTCTCAAATCAAGACGTTTGTTCCAACAATTTTTGGTTGATAGTTATACTCTGGTAGAAGCTGAAAGATTACAATATCATAGGTTCCACTAGAGCAAGTTTCGCTCCCATCAACTGCAGGGCCTACATGAGTGTCTAATTCGTGGTGAGACATAAGCTGCTAGAACTGGCAAACGAGTTATCCTGCCATCGTCCTTTGTTGATGGTCCCCGGTACATGTACAACAATTGCAAAGATGCATTTGCTATTTGTAGGTATGCCGGTTACCCTAGCTATTTCATTACTATCACATGTAACCCAGATTGGAACGAGATTAAAGATTGCGTTGCGAACTATTCATTAAAGCCAAGTGACAGGCCTGATATCATATCAAGGGTTTTCAAGATCAAGTTAGAAGCCTTGCTAAAAGACTTAAAGGATGGGTCCATATTCGGAAAGCCTAAAGGAAGTAAGATTTTTCATTCAGTATCTTCAAGTTCACGCTAACAGATTAGTCCTTTTTCCATCAGTGGTTATTTGTCCCCTaacatattcttttcttttttccattttctttattttagttgTGTACACAATTGAATTCCAGAAGCGTGGTCTTCTCCATTGTcacattttattatttgttcagcCAGACGAGAAGCCTAGATCATCCGATGATATTAACCATCATATCTCGGCAAAGATACCCGACGAACACACCCAACCTAAGCTGTACAGGTTGGTCCAAAAGTTCATGGTTCATGGACCCTGTGGGGTTTTAAACACGAGTAGCCCGTGTATGGTTAATGGGAAGTGTTCTAAGTTTTATCCAATGCCATTTCGTGAGAAAACCGCCATAGACAGTGCAGGTTTTCCCAAGTATAAATGGTCGGATAATGGTCGTTCAACAAGCAAGAGGAATGTTGACCTCGACAATCGGTTTATTGTCCCGTACAATGCAACATTGCTTCTTAAGTATGGATGTCACATAAATGTCGAGTATACTTACCAAACGTCTGCTATTAAGTATTTGTTCAAGTACGTCCACAAAGGTAATGACCGTGTCACAGTTTCGTTTTTCGGATCACATGATTCAGTTGATTCTGTCGACTGTCGTCACTGTGGATAAAATCCAAAACTACTATGATTGCTTATATATATCTACTTGTGAGGCATCCTAGCGGCTATTCGGGTTTGAGATTCAGTTCAAAGAGCCTAACGTCATCTGCCTTCCATTCCACCTGCCGAATGAATAGAATGTTTTGTACGAAGATCATTAGCTTATTGAGAATGTAATCGAGGCTGCGGTCTCAAAGGATAGTATGTTTATTGGCTGGTTTAAGGCTAACAAGGATTTTGATCTGGCCCGTACACTGAGCTACGCGGAGATGCCATCATTTTTTGTCTGGGACAAGCAGGGGCATATGTAGAGACCATGGAAGCAAGGGAATGTGATTGGTCGTCTCACACATGTTCCTCACTCGCATGGAGAGGAGTACTATCTTCGTTTGTTATTGAACTATCAAAAAGGGTGCTAGACATTTGCTGATGTTCATTCTGTTGGTGGCATTGTGTACGATACATTCAAAGACACCTGTTATGTGCTAGGGTTGTTACAGGACGATAGGGAATTTATCGATGCACTTAATGAAGCCAGTGTGGGGGCTTCACCGAATTATATCAGAAGGCTGTTTGCAATGCTTTTGATGTCAAACAACATGGTCCGCCCGGACATGGTGTGGGAGCAATGTTGGCAACATTGTGTAGACAACTCGATGCTTTCTAGAAGACATAACTTGGGTAAACTTTGTAGATTTTTTTCCCTATAATGTTACTGTGTCGCCAAAAAATCAGACCAAACAATTTAAAAACTACCCTTTTTCCTCCTCTTGTAGTGTGTTGTGCatttatttttttccctttatCATTGTGGCGAATTTGTTTTTGATGTAACTATCTTCCATTTTGATTTAAGGTCTCCAGTGTTCCGTTGATGAGATGAAGTCCACCACGCTTGCCAAAATTGAAAAACTTTTGCAGCTGAATGGTAGGAGCCTAAAAGAATTTACTGACATGCCGTTTCTTGATTCTGTTGATTCGACTGAACCTTCCGACATAGTCTTCTTTGATGAGCTCAATTTCGACAGGACAGAGTTGGCAAGTATTTCCGTTGATTTGGTTTCCCGGTTGAATCGAGACCAGTGCGTTGCGTTCCACACAATAGCAAATGCAGTTAGTCGTGGCGCTGGtggttttttctttgtttgtggATATGGTGGAACTGGTAAGACTTTTCTATGGAATGCACTGTCTGCTTCAATAAGGTCGAAGGGTGATATGTTCTCAACATGGCATCCAGTGGCATTGCAGCGCTGTTGTTGCCTAACGGGTGCACTGCTCATTCACGCTTTAATGTTCCACTCAATGTTAACCAGGACTCTATTTGTAATATAAGGCAAGGCACACCCCTCGCGCGTCTTATTTCATCTGCAAAATTAATTATATGGGATGAGGCACCTATGTTAAATAAATTTTGCTTTGAAGCGCTTGACAAGTGCCTTAAAGATGTTCTTCGTTTTGATAATGGATATAATCCTGATGCTCCATTTGGTGGAAAATTTGTTGTTCTGGGAGGTGATTTCCGTCAAATATTGCCTGTGATTCCGCGTGGTTTCCGGGAGGAGATTGTTCATTCGTGTATTAATACTTCGAACCTGTGGCAATGTTGCCAAGTGTTGCAGTTAACTGAAAACATGAGGCTGGGCCATGGTTTGTGAGATATCCACGGTGTACAGTTAGAGGAATTTGCTGAATGGCTGCTTCAAATTGGCGACGGGTTACTCGGAGACAACACCGATGGCGAATCGGTAATTAGAATACCCGACAACTTGCTGCAGGATATTGAGTCTCCATGTCTGCATGATTTGGTGTTGTGACATTTTACTCCATTCTTCTAGTGTGGATTATTTTAAGAGCAGGAGTATATTAGCACCAACACTTGATGTTGTAACTGAAGTAAACAATCATGTGATGTCTTTGATCCATGGCAACGAGAGAGTTTACTTGAGCTCTGATGCACTAATTAATGAAGATGGTCACCTGGAATCTGAATTATACACAATGAGCACGGAGTATTGAATGCGTTGAATTGTTCAGGAATTCCCCAACACCGGTTAGTTCTTAAAATTGGTGTTCCTATGATGCTTCTTCGCAATATTGACCAATCCAATGGACTATGCAACGGTACGCGAATCCAGGTTAGACGTCTTGGCGACCACGTCATTGAGTGCATCATATTAGCAGGTCGTAATACTGGTGAGGTTGTCTTTATTTTCAGGATGAACATGTTCCCTAATAATGAGACATTACCGATCAGGTTTACTCGACAACAATTTCCGGTTGCGCTTTGCTTTGCGATGACCATAAACAAGTCCCAAGGACAAACACTGTCAACTGTTGGCGTGTATCTTCCAAGACCTGTTTTTACTCATGGTCAACTTTATATTGCACTCTCTCGAGTCAGTATGCATTCTGGACTAAAGATATTATCTGTTGGATCTAACAGCACAATTTCAAATCATACTATTAATGTTgtctataaaaaattttttactagcTTACTACCTAACATTCTGTCTTGAACGATATATTTGTCGTGTGGCTCTTTCGTCATCTTCTCGGTAACCATTTCTTTAATGTCCCGTGCTTGGCACGGTCTTAAAACTAGTTCCACTTATTTTACAGTTAGTAAGTAGCTTAAATAAGCTTAGTACTCTCAACTCGCAAGAGAAAGAACACAAATTCTATTATTTACTTTTGATACACactaggggtgcacagacccggcccggcccggtcccgaacactttagagactaatttggtgtgattttatcgggtttagggtcgggtacgggtctcaaaaatagacccggtcattattttgggtcgggtccgggccatagctcgggtcacccgaagtcggcccggtggcccgatcatcatacacaattaatattttgtgttattagtgatagatcatgactattcttatgtggaatttaagtattgtaaaccttaatattttgtgttattagtcattataagactataagttaatgttttatgtttagaatgcataagactttagactaatacataagattgtgttatttatattgatttaaatatttggtattattagacaatattaatattgattgtggttatgctttaattttgaagaagggttggttcttgttatatttttctaagtgaattttaccatgttaactaatggttggagtcttaaaaatttggatatttttacatgctagcttacaagaaggtatcaaattaatgtaatgttaacggcccggttttcacccgattttcacccggtataattgtggcccgaaagtgtattggtttcatcgggtctagggtcgggttcgggtctaataaatagacccggtgtatatttcgggtcgggtctgggtcacatcaaacccggcttcacccggcccatgtgcacccctaatacacacaaaaaaaaaatcaaaagtaaaaGCTTAAGTACATTATTAAGGCATTGTTGAATTGGTCGGGACGATCAGGATCAGGAAGACTCCTCTGACCTCGTGTCCTTCGGATGTTTTGTATTAACCCATAACTTCTTTCCACGTGTCCTTTTTTAATTCTCtctgaaaaattgaagaaaagaaaaaaaaaaagaaaaagaaaatcgcAGAATCCGACAGGTGCCTGAAATTTTTACAGcaaaacaaaaatcaaaggaTCTTCCACTCTGCACAGCACAGCACCGTTCAATCTCTCCGAATTTTCCACTTTTTCAAAGGTTCGAATTCGAACTTTGCACTTTGCATAAGCTGCAGGTCCGGGTTGGTAGTCGTAGTCGCTCTTTGTCTCGTCACCGTCTCGCACTCAGTCGCGCGCCTTCCCTGCGCTCATCACCGGTGGCGGAAGAAGCAGCACGTCCCGGGGCCGGTCGTCGTTGTCGTCTTCTTGCTTCGAGCCTCGCCGTCAGCAGCTGGTCCCGATTTCGTGAGTTCCAACAAATTACCCTGTTCTTTCATGCTCAATCTTGTTGCTGTAATTCATCTGTGCACCTTGATTTTGTTGCTGAAAGTTGTATTTGTTGCTGATAATATCACTGAACTAATTTTTTTGTGGCTGAAAATCATCACTGAGTTAAATTTGTTATTGATTATCATCACTGAAGCTTGAATCTGTAGTTGTCTTGCTGAAAtaatcacttagctaaatttTTTGTTGCTGTAAATCTGTAAATCATCTTTTGAGCTAAATCTTTTGTTACTGAAAACTATcatagttgaatttgttgttgaaaatgAGGCTCATGCTCTCTGCAACTCAGAACAAAATTGTTCAGTTAAATTGTTGTTCCCATGTTCtctgtttgctttttttttcctaGAATTTTTAAAATGTCTTCATCACAACTCAGTTGCTAGTATGAATTATTCTTGGTATAGTTTTGTGAAAAATACACAAATGTAAATATAGATACAAATCAAAATGAAAGAAATGTTGGTCAAGCTTCAAATTTGTCCTATGAAGATATAGATGTAGA
This window contains:
- the LOC140176207 gene encoding uncharacterized protein; its protein translation is MSPPKPLSVCSKNHSPLLSQSKFSNFYLAEASDVQVEASVASSTEPGVILNDYDYEFIVTLPLLPVPPPLLGVLLDGDDERTLHYQKHIRAFNGMFLFTSMAGKIQYTLNKGPAPPMFVISGQNYHSIGSLMPQQSSKLKFAQLYFYDTEIKVQNRIDAIGLSYQHKSIDQTIVADLSSMLDSHNSLAKSFQYARQRFAEDSTTPLQLHLIKKRNTDGRRYNLPSASEVAALIVGDFDTDNLARDIVLQTRSNQLKRIDVNHSQYLALQYAGYPSYFITITCNPDWNEIKDCVANYSLKPSDRPDIISRVFKIKLEALLKDLKDGSIFGKPKGIVYTIEFQKRGLLHCHILLFVQPDEKPRSSDDINHHISAKIPDEHTQPKLYRLVQKFMVHGPCGVLNTSSPCMVNGKCSKFYPMPFREKTAIDSAGFPKYKWSDNGRSTSKRNVDLDNRFIVPYNATLLLKYGCHINVEYTYQTSAIKYLFKYVHKGLLQDDREFIDALNEASVGASPNYIRRLFAMLLMSNNMVRPDMVWEQCLQCSVDEMKSTTLAKIEKLLQLNGRSLKEFTDMPFLDSVDSTEPSDIVFFDELNFDRTELASISVDLVSRLNRDQCVAFHTIANAVSRGAGGFFFVCGYGGTALLLPNGCTAHSRFNVPLNVNQDSICNIRQGTPLARLISSAKLIIWDEAPMLNKFCFEALDKCLKDVLRFDNGYNPDAPFGGKFVVLGGDFRQILPVIPRGFREEIVHSYIHGVQLEEFAEWLLQIGDGLLGDNTDGESSRSILAPTLDVVTEVNNHVMSLIHGNERVYLSSDALINEDGIPQHRLVLKIGVPMMLLRNIDQSNGLCNGTRIQVRRLGDHVIECIILAGRNTGEVVFIFRMNMFPNNETLPIRFTRQQFPVALCFAMTINKSQGQTLSTVGVYLPRPVFTHGQLYIALSRVRVGSRSRSLSRHRLALSRAPSLRSSPVAEEAARPGAGRRCRLLASSLAVSSWSRFREFQQITLFFHAQSCCCNSSVHLDFVAESCICC